The Rhea pennata isolate bPtePen1 chromosome 9, bPtePen1.pri, whole genome shotgun sequence genome has a segment encoding these proteins:
- the NCL gene encoding nucleolin, which translates to MVKIAKTPKNQIKQKKMAPPPKKVEESEEEESSELEESSGEEMVPQKKQQKVAVTPAKKAATPAKKAATPAKKAVTPAKKAVATPAKKAVAPSPKKAAALAKGAKNGKNAKKEESEEEDEEDEEDEEDEEDEEDEEDDSDEEEEAAVPVKPAAKKPAAMPAKKPVAVPANQESEEEEDEDDDEEEEDDESEDEAMDTTPVQVKKPTPVKATPAKAKAESEDEDEEDDDEDEEDEEEDDEDEEDEEESEDEKPVKEAPGKRKKEMANKSAPEAKKKKTEGPSSAFSLFMRNLTPTKEYEELRTAIKEFFGKKNLQVTEVRIGSSKRFGYVDFSSAEDLDKALQLNGKKLMGLEIKLEKAKSKESLKENKKERDARTLFVKNLPYRLTEEEMKNVFENAIEVRLVFSKEGASKGMAYVEFKTEAEADKALEEKQGTEIDGRAMVIDYTGEKSQQESQKGGEKEAKTLIVNNLSYSASEETLQELFKKATAIRMPQNNQGRPKGYAFVEFPTAEDAKEALNSCNNTEIEGRAIRLEFSSPAWQKGNMNARGGFNQQSKTLFVRGLSEDTTEETLRESFEGSISARIVTDRDTGSSKGFGFVDFSSPEDAKAAKEAMEDGEIDGNKVILDFAKPKGDFQRGGGFGGGFGGRGGRGGRGGRGGFGGRGGGRGFGGRGGGFRGGRGGGGEHKPQGKKIKFE; encoded by the exons ATGGTGAAGATCGCCAAG ACTCCCAAAAATCagatcaaacagaaaaaaatggctcCTCCCCCCAAGAAGGTCGAGGAAAGCGAGGAAGAAGAGTCCTCTGAACTAGAGGAAAGCAGCGGAGAAGAG ATGGTTCctcagaagaaacagcaaaaagtaGCAGTTACACCAGCCAAGAAGGCTGCTACCCCTGCTAAGAAGGCTGCTACCCCTGCAAAAAAGGCAGTTACTCCAGCCAAGAAGGCTGTGGCTACTCCAGCCAAGAAGGCTGTGGCTCCATCACCTAAAAAGGCTGCTGCCCTAGCAAAGGGAgctaaaaatggaaagaatgccaagaaggaagagagtgaggaggaagacgaggaggatgaagaggatgaggaagacgaggaggatgaggaggatgaggaagacGACTCTG atgaggaagaggaagcagcgGTGCCTGTAAAGCCTGCAGCCAAAAAGCCTGCAGCTATGCCAGCCAAAAAGCCTGTAGCTGTGCCAGCGAATCAAGAgtctgaggaagaggaggatgaagatgatgatgaggaggaggaagatgatg AGTCTGAAGATGAGGCCATGGACACAACACCTGTTCAAGTAAAGAAACCCACTCCAGTAAAGGCTACACCAGCTAAAGCCAAGGCAGAGTCtgaagatgaggatgaagaagaTGACGATGAAGATGAggaagatgaagaggaggatgaCGAAGAtgaggaggacgaggaggaaAGTGAGGACGAAA AACCTGTCAAGGAAGCacctggaaagaggaagaaagaaatggccAATAAAAGTGCACCAGAggccaagaaaaagaaaacggAAG GGCCTAgttcagctttttctctcttcatgaGAAATTTGACACCGACCAAGGAGTACGAAGAACTGAGGACTGCTATCAAGGAGTTTTTTGGCAAGAAAAATCTCCAAGTCACAGAAGTTAGAATTGGTTCTTCCAA GCGATTTGGCTATGTAGACTTTTCATCTGCTGAAGATCTGGATAAAGCTCTTCAGCTGAACGGAAAGAAGCTCATGGGTTTGGAAATcaaactggaaaaagcaaagagcaaggaaagccttaaagaaaataagaaag AGAGAGATGCCAGAACGCTTTTTGTGAAGAATCTGCCCTACCGTTTAACTGAAGAGGAGATGAAAAACGTGTTTGAAAACGCAATAGAAGTCCGACTAGTCTTTAGCAAGGAGGGAGCCAGCAAAGG GATGGCCTATGTTgaatttaaaacagaagctgAGGCAGACAAAGCTTTGGAGGAGAAGCAAGGCACAGAGATAGATGGTCGTGCCATGGTCATTGACTACACTGGTGAGAAGAGCCAACAAGAAAGTCAGAAAG gaggagagaaggaggcAAAGACCCTAATTGTAAACAACCTCTCCTACTCTGCCTCAGAAGAGACCCTTcaagaactgtttaaaaaagcTACTGCCATCAGGATGCCACAGAACAATCAGGGCAGGCCTAAAGG GTACGCATTTGTAGAATTTCCCACAGCTGAGGATGCCAAAGAGGCTTTAAATTCCTGTAACAATACAGAAATTGAAGGCAGAGCAATCAGACTGGAATTCAGTTCACCAGCATGGCAGAAAGGGAACATGAATGCAAGAGGAGGTTTTAATC aacaaagcaaaacattgtTTGTCAGAGGCCTTTCTGAGGACACAACAGAGGAGACGCTAAGAGAGTCATTTGAAGGCTCTATAAGTGCTAGAATAGTCACGGATAGAGACACTGGGTCATCCAAAGG GTTTGGATTTGTGGACTTCAGCTCCCCCGAAGATGCCAAAGCAGCTAAAGAAGCCATGGAGGATGGAGAGATAGATGGAAACAAAGTCATCCTTGATTTTGCCAAGCCAAAGGGTGATTTTCAACGTGGTGGTGGATTTGGTGGCGGATTTGGTGGTCGTGgtggcagaggaggcagaggaggaagaggtggattTGGTGGCAGAGGCGGTGGCAGAGGATTTGGAG GTAGAGGAGGTGGCTTccgaggaggcagaggaggaggtggagaacACAAGCCACAAGGGAAGAAGATAAAGTTTGAATAa
- the B3GNT7 gene encoding UDP-GlcNAc:betaGal beta-1,3-N-acetylglucosaminyltransferase 7: MAPSQFMQGQQQKDPLPSEPLKSQKRDNVFSITSTFWKSKKEKAAVEEESMTDDKHAKSWDVTTINCSANQNFSKVDWFKGLEPNFQQFLLYRHCRYFPMLINHPEKCSGDIYLLIVVKSIITQHDRREAIRRTWGQEKEVEGKRIRTLFLLGTASKEEERANYQKLLDYENHIYGDILQWDFLDSFFNLTLKEVHFLKWLNIYCDNVRYIFKGDDDVFVSPSNILEFLEDKKEGENLFVGDVLYKAKPIRKKENKYYIPSALYNKSNYPPYAGGGGFIMDGPLAKRLHKTSETLELYPIDDVFLGMCLEVLKVSPIGHEGFKTFGIVKNKNSKMNKEPCFFRSMLVVHKLLPPELLQMWDLVHSNLTCSRKLNIL; encoded by the coding sequence ATGGCCCCCAGCCAGTTCAtgcagggccagcagcagaAAGACCCACTCCCCTCAGAGCCCCTGAAAAGTCAGAAGAGAGACAACGTCTTCTCCATCACCAGCACTTTctggaagagcaagaaggagaaagctgctgtggaggaggagagcatGACAGATGATAAGCACGCAAAATCCTGGGATGTCACCACTATCAACTGTTCAGCCAACCAGAACTTCAGCAAGGTGGACTGGTTCAAAGGGCTGGAGCCGAACTTCCAGCAGTTCCTGCTCTATCGGCACTGCCGCTACTTCCCCATGCTGATCAACCACCCTGAGAAATGCAGTGGGGACATCTACCTGCTGATCGTGGTCAAGTCTATCATCACGCAGCATGACCGCCGTGAGGCCATCCGGAGGACATGGGGCCAGGAGAAGGAGGTAGAGGGGAAGAGGATCCGGACACTCTTCTTGCTGGGCACCGCCtccaaggaggaggagagagccaACTACCAGAAACTGCTGGATTATGAGAATCACATATATGGGGACATCTTGCAGTGGGATTTCCTAGACAGCTTCTTCAACCTCACCCTTAAAGAGGTCCATTTCCTCAAGTGGCTAAATATCTACTGTGACAACGTCCGCTACATCTTCAAAGGTGATGATGATGTGTTTGTGAGTCCTAGCAACATCCTGGAGTTCCTAGAGGacaagaaagagggagagaacCTCTTTGTGGGGGATGTTCTCTACAAGGCCAAGCCGATCCGGAAGAAGGAGAACAAGTACTACATCCCCAGTGCCCTCTACAACAAAAGCAACTACCCACCCTATGCAGGGGGTGGGGGCTTCATCATGGATGGGCCCCTAGCCAAGAGGCTGCACAAGACCTCGGAGACGCTGGAGCTGTACCCCATCGATGACGTCTTCTTGGGGATGTGCTTGGAGGTCCTCAAGGTATCGCCTATTGGGCATGAGGGCTTCAAAACTTTTGGCATCGTGAAGAACAAGAACAGCAAGATGAACAAGGAGCCGTGCTTTTTCCGGAGCATGCTGGTGGTTCATAAACTGCTGCCTCCAGAGTTGCTCCAAATGTGGGACTTGGTCCATAGTAACTTGACATGCTCGAGAAAACTCAACATCCTTTAG